The genomic region CGACTGCGTCACAATAGGCTTTGGTATTCGTAATATGACCGACAAAAAAAGAGCATTAAAAGAAATTTATCGCGTCTTATCTCCTGGTGGAAAAATTTTGATCCTAGAATTTTCAAAAGTTTGGAAGCCACTGCAGTTTTTTTATGATCAATTTTCTTTTAAATTACTGCCAAAATTAGGTAAGTTATTTGCTAAAGATGAATCAAGTTATCAATACCTCGTCGAATCGATAAGAATGCATCCTGATCAAGAATCATTAAAAACTATGATGGAAGCAGAGTCTTTTTTAAAAGTGGAATATCTGAATTTGTCTTCGGGTGTAGTTGCTATACATATGGGATATAAATTTTGATCATTGACACAATTAAAACAAAACTCACTAACCATTTATTTCAACAAAATGAGTGGTTAAAAAAAGGTCTTACCAAGCATAGATCAAAATCTATTTTATTTAATGTAGGGCCCATTCATTACGCATTAATAATTAATGAGAGCGGCCTCCCAGAATATAGAGATCAAATCGATACTTATGATGCAGAAATTAAATTATCTATATCCTCAGCAATTGAACTTATGCGTGGAAATAAAAAAACTTACATTGAAATTAAAGGTGATATCGAGTTTGCCACGCTAATGAGTAACTTATTAAGAGATGTTGAGTGGGATTATGAAGATGATTTGAGTGAGATGATTGGAGATATTCCAGCATACCATCTCGTAAAACTTGCGAAAAAAGTAGTAACTTCAACAAAAGAGACATCATTTAATATTGCAGACACATTTAAAGAGTACTGGCTCGAAGAGAAGCCAATGATTGCTAAGAAAAGACTAGTAGAACAATTTAATAATGAAGTTGACCGTTTGCGATTTGACGTGGATCGTTTAGAACTTAGGCTTAAAAAGCTATGAAGTACTTTAGATTAATTTATATACTTTATATACTTATTAAGTATCGCCTCGAGGAGTTCATCACATTCAATCGACAACTGAATGTTTTTGCCTATTCTATCTCGATACTATTTTTCTTTAGATCAGCCAAAGAAAATAGAGGTACAAGACTTAGGCTTGCGCTCGAAGAATTAGGTCCAATTTTTGTTAAATTTGGTCAAATGTTATCCACCAGAAGAGATCTCATTCCTTTAGATATTGCAGATGAGCTAGCTAAACTTCAGGATCAAGTGCCCCCCTTTCCGTATAAGAATGTTGAAAAAATTATTACAGCTTCATATGGTATGTCGCCAGATAAAATTTTTAAAACGTTTGACCAAACCCCTATAGCAAGTGCATCAGTTGCCCAAGTTCACTTTGCAACGCTTCATGACGGAAAAGATGTTGCAGTCAAAATATTAAGACCTAATATTAAGCGCGTGATTAATAAAGATATAAATTTACTTTATCTCATTGCTTTCATGCTTGAATTGACATGGTCAGATGGCAAACGACTAAGGCCAAGAGAGGTTGTAGCTGAGTTTTCAAAACATGTTCAATGTGAATTAAATCTAATGTTAGATGCAGCAAATTGCAGTCGCTTAGGTGAAAATTTTAAAGATAAAAAACTGCTTATCGTGCCAGAAGTTTATTGGGATTACTGTAATGAAGATGTCATGGTCATGGAAAGAATGTACGGAACACCTATAAGCCACATCGAAATCCTTCGCAAGAAAAAAATCGATATTAAGCAACTCGCACGCAACGGGGTAGAAATATTCTTTACGCAGGTATTTAGGGATAGTTTTTTTCATGCAGATATGCACCCTGGCAATATTCAGGTTGCTGATGATGGTCGCTATATTGCAATGGATTTTGGTATCATGGGGTCTCTTAGTGAGAATGATAAAAATTATCTAGCACGTAATTTTTTAGCCTTTTTTAAACGTGATTACCATGACGTAGCACTTGCTCATATCGAATCGGGCTGGGTTCCTAGGAATACTTCTTTAGATGAATTTGAAAATGCAATACGATCAGTATGTGAGCCGATTTTTAATAAGCCTTTGAAGGAAATATCATTTGGTCGCCTTCTTATCAGGTTATTTCAAACATCGAGACGATTTAATATGGAAATCCAGCCTCAGCTTACCATGCTTCAAAAGACACTTTTAAATGTTGAGGGTCTTGGTCGAAACCTAGATCCTGATTTAGACTTATGGAAAACAGCCGCTCCATTTTTGAAAAAATATATGTCAGAACAAAAAGGTATTAAACATATTTTAAAGAGTTTAAAAAATGAACTCCCACATTGGCTTCATTTAACGCCACAATTGCCAAGACTTATTCATGAGTTTCTCGAACAAAAAAAACATGAAAATATAAATGCATTTAACCAAGATGACATTAATCACCTATTAAAAACGCAAAAAAAACAGAATCGCTGGTTTAAAATTGCTATTGCTTTAATTGGATTTACTTTGTTGCTAAATTTAACAATCTTGTTTTGTTTTATTAAATAAATTTAGGAAGTTTTGATTTGCTTATTTGGTTTGTCTCTCTCTATCTTTTAGTCACAATTGGGATTGGTATTTTTGTATCCTCCCGCGTTAAAAATACGAAAGACTATGCTGTAGCCGGAAGGCACCTGCCACTCCCTATCGTGACTGCAACCGTTTTTGCAACTTGGTTTGGAGCAGAAGCAATTTTTGGTGTGTCGTCTACTTTTGTTAAAGAAGGCTTAAATGGGGTTGTGGCTGACCCTTTTGGGTCAAGCCTTTGTTTGGTTATTGCTGGTATTTTCTTTTCTTCTAAATTATATAAATTAAATATTATTACTTTGGGAGACTTTTACAGGGCGAGATACAACAGAACTATTGAGGTATTAACAACTATCGCAATTGTCATCTCATACTTGGGATGGGTAGCGGCACAGATTAAAGCGCTTGGATTAATATTTAACCTTATTACACATCAATATATTAGCGAAGAACTGGGCATGGTTATTGGGATATTAATTGTGCTGACTTTCACTACCTTTGGCGGCATGTTATCTGTAGCCATATTAGATTTTATCCAAATGATCGTAGTTATTGGTGGGCTTCTATATATTGCATATGCTATTTCTCATTTAACAGGGGGGGTTGCCCCGGTTATTGAAAGTGCCTCTATAAATCATAAGTTAGACTTTTTCCCAAAAGGTAATATTTGGACATGGATAACTTTTTTGGGTACATGGATTACTATGATGCTGGGGTCGGTTCCTCAACAAGACGTTTTTCAACGCGTAACATCGGCTAAAACTGCCAAAATTGCGTTATACGGCTCGATACTTGGCGCTTCAATTTATTTTATATTTACGTTTGTACCAATGTTTATTGCATATTCGGCAACTTTAATTGATGCTGAATATTTTAACGGACTCGTCAATACAAACTCACAGCATGTCTTGCCCATGCTTGTGCTTAACTATATGCCACTCTTTGCACAAGTGATATTTTTTGGAGCTGTTCTATCAGCAATAATGAGTTGCTCTTCAGCAACGCTTCTAGCGCCATCTATTTCTTTTGCAGAAAATATTGTTAAAGGTTATTTTCCGAAAATCAGCGACAAACATTTACTCAAAATTATGAGAATTACCCTCGTCTGTTTTTCTGCTATTGTCTTGCTATATGCCCTTAGTTCAAATCTTTCCATTTTTGGGATGGTTGAATCAGCCTATAAAATTACCTTAGCAGGTGCTTTTGTGCCTCTCGTATTTGGTGCATTTTGGAAAAAAGCTAATAGCCAAGGGGCTTTAATGGCCATTATTGGCGGTATAGGTTCGTGGTTATTCGTAGAAGTATTTTTAGGTGATAGTGCGCTGATTCCTGCTCAACTAATTGGCTTGGGTAATAGTATTATTGGGATGATTGTAGGGTCCTTATTACCGAAGATTATCAAAGAAACAAATAAGCTTAATATTAATTAGTTCTGACACTTAATACAGAAGAAACTTGAGCGCTGTCCAATTTTTATGTTTTCAATAATTGACTTGCACTTTCGGCAAGGCTTACCTTTCATTCCATAAACATTATAAGTCTGCTGAAAATAACCAGACTGTCCATTAACGTTATAAAAATCTTTAAGAGAACTTCCGCCTAGTTCAATTGCTTTTATTAATGTAGCTTTAATATGTTTAACGATCTTTGTGCATTCGTCCAGTGAAGTGTCTTTACCTAATTTACTGGGAATCACTCCAGCTTTAAATAATGATTCACTTGCATATATATTACCAACGCCAACAACGATATGACTATCCATGATGATATTTTTAATAGGTGATTTTTTATTCTGCGCTTTTGAAAATAAATAATCTCCAGTAAATAAACTTTCTAATGGTTCAGGACCTAACCTAGAAATTAAAAAATGATCTTTAATATCTTTATCTATCCAGAATATAGATCCAAATCTTCTTGGGTCTGTATACCTCAAAATATTTTTTGAATTATGAAACGTGATATCAACATGATCATGCTTTTTAGGAGGTATCTCTTTGTCTAAGATTTCAAGCCGTCCTGACATGCCTAGATGAATCATGAGGGTGCCTTTTTCAAATTGAACAAGAATATATTTCGCGCGTCTTTTTATGAAGAGTATTTTCTGGTTAGGAAGTGTTTTCTTTAAGTGCGATGGAATTGGCCATCTTAAAGATGGATTCCTGATAATAATATTTGAAATAGACTTTTGAAGAATGGGTTTTAGACCGATACAGGTGATCTCAACCTCTGGAAGTTCAGGCATAAAAGAATTTATTTATTAGAATGTTCGACGGGAGGATTCAGCATAGTAAATCCAATATCACTCCCAAAGTGGTACAGTAAACCTTCATCTACTCTATAGAGTTGCGTCTCCGGTGATTCCTGGACACGTAAAAATGTAATCTTTTTCCCATCTGTCGTATGGATATCAAAACTCTTATATGGGATCCTTAAATCAATGGCGAATTTTTCAACCGACTTTGCTGGATTTTTAACCCATGTCATATCAAACCATTCAGCCATATCGCTTTGTTTAAGTTGATTGCCTTCGTTTGCAGACCATTCGTTATTATTGCGCGTGACTTTTAATTTTTTAGATTTCCATTGTTCAAGACGAGAAAAATCGAAATCCTTAATTTGTTCTGACTTGCTTAAGGGAGACTTATCAATGAGCTCAATTGGCTGCGTAGATGCAGATTCAGAATAAGAACCGCTAATAAGGTACACATTGTCTTTATACAAAAGGTATTGGTCTTCTGTTACAGAGTTGTATGTGCCAAAAATAAACTCCTCTTCCACCCCCTTATGAATTAATTTTAAATTCATAGTAGGTTTATCTAAGCCATATTTTGCTAGATCGTTTGAAGGCAATTTTTCGCTACTTGATGTTGCTACGATGGATATTATTTTTTGCACTGAAAATTGGTCTGCTCTACCTTTTATAGGCTCAACCATATCCCATGACTCGGTAGATTTTTTAAAAATCACAGAAGCTCTAGATGGAAAATCTACCTTTATAGAGTCAAAATCGCTCAAATTAAAAGTGCTAATTGAAAATTGTTTGGTTTGCTTTATTTTTGAAGGCTTTAGAAATAAAAAGAGTGATATCGATAAAACCATCACTAACAAGATAATATTAATTAGCCAACGATTTTTCATAATTACAAACTAAGCTTTTCTTCGTTTGAACCAAAACAGTATACCTACAACAAAAAAACCAATCGGTATGAAGTATTGAAAACTATGGAATATGGTCCAGGCAATAATGAATGAAATTTTGTTATCAGGAATAGTGACATTGACATCTTTTAATGGCATGGGCTGTATAGAAATTAAATTATCATCGCCTGATAGCCAGTTAATCATGTTGATACCGAGATCTAAATTGCCACCATTTATAATAAATGTATTAGATAAGAAGTTACCATTACCCACTACAACCACTCTTTGGCCCTTTTTTCCATAAACTCTTTGAAGTGCAACTGCTATATTAATTGGGCCAGGCTTATCTTTGCTTTTATCGAAAGTAGGTTTTTGATTTGCCATTACCTGAGTAGACTCCAGCCATCCGTTGGGCGATACCTCTATCAATTTACTAACTTCCCAACCATTATCTAATGTTCCTTTAGCATTAACTTCGTGTGCATTAGAAAATCGAGTTCCTAGCATAAAGTTTTTAGTAATAGCGTGCTCACCATAAGAAGAAGCATAAGCAATATTTTCATTACTCCCCTCACTCCTATCTGCTGGATCTATAACTTGTCCGCTTGAAACGCTTAGTCCAAGATAGGTAGCAATTTCATCTAGGCCATGAAAGTTATTATCATCAAGAAGCCAAAGTAAATTTCCGCCTGACTCTAAGAATTTTTTAATTTTTTTTGCTTCAATTGGAGAAATATTTTTTTGCGGGCTTGCAATCACTAACATCGAACCATTCAAAGGAACTTCTGGCTCAATAGTTAAATTTAAATTAGCGAATTTCAAACCTTTAGATTCTAATTGCTTACCAAATTCACCTACGTCATTATTCTTCAGACCAATTAAGTTTCTTTCACCATGTCCATCTAAATACATAACTGCCTGTTGGCTTGTTCTTGATAAGCGCATAAAAAGATTTGTCATCTCTTGTTCTGCAAAAGGAGGTTTAATATGCTCAGATCTTTTTTGATATTCAACCACAACTTCGCCGTCTTCTTTAATACCGTTTTCCTGGGCTAATTTTGGTTCTTTTATTGGGCTAATAAATTTAACATTGATATCAGGTTTCGTTCTCTGATATCTGGCCATAAAATTAATAATGCCCTGCCTAAATGTGTCACCGTTATTCACGTCATCTTCCGAAGCGAAGACAGTTAATGTTATTGGGCCTTGCATTTGCTTCAATACATTAATACTTCCGGTTGTTAATGTATT from Candidatus Methylopumilus universalis harbors:
- a CDS encoding ubiquinone biosynthesis accessory factor UbiJ, whose protein sequence is MIIDTIKTKLTNHLFQQNEWLKKGLTKHRSKSILFNVGPIHYALIINESGLPEYRDQIDTYDAEIKLSISSAIELMRGNKKTYIEIKGDIEFATLMSNLLRDVEWDYEDDLSEMIGDIPAYHLVKLAKKVVTSTKETSFNIADTFKEYWLEEKPMIAKKRLVEQFNNEVDRLRFDVDRLELRLKKL
- the ubiB gene encoding ubiquinone biosynthesis regulatory protein kinase UbiB, which translates into the protein MKYFRLIYILYILIKYRLEEFITFNRQLNVFAYSISILFFFRSAKENRGTRLRLALEELGPIFVKFGQMLSTRRDLIPLDIADELAKLQDQVPPFPYKNVEKIITASYGMSPDKIFKTFDQTPIASASVAQVHFATLHDGKDVAVKILRPNIKRVINKDINLLYLIAFMLELTWSDGKRLRPREVVAEFSKHVQCELNLMLDAANCSRLGENFKDKKLLIVPEVYWDYCNEDVMVMERMYGTPISHIEILRKKKIDIKQLARNGVEIFFTQVFRDSFFHADMHPGNIQVADDGRYIAMDFGIMGSLSENDKNYLARNFLAFFKRDYHDVALAHIESGWVPRNTSLDEFENAIRSVCEPIFNKPLKEISFGRLLIRLFQTSRRFNMEIQPQLTMLQKTLLNVEGLGRNLDPDLDLWKTAAPFLKKYMSEQKGIKHILKSLKNELPHWLHLTPQLPRLIHEFLEQKKHENINAFNQDDINHLLKTQKKQNRWFKIAIALIGFTLLLNLTILFCFIK
- a CDS encoding sodium:solute symporter family protein, with the translated sequence MLIWFVSLYLLVTIGIGIFVSSRVKNTKDYAVAGRHLPLPIVTATVFATWFGAEAIFGVSSTFVKEGLNGVVADPFGSSLCLVIAGIFFSSKLYKLNIITLGDFYRARYNRTIEVLTTIAIVISYLGWVAAQIKALGLIFNLITHQYISEELGMVIGILIVLTFTTFGGMLSVAILDFIQMIVVIGGLLYIAYAISHLTGGVAPVIESASINHKLDFFPKGNIWTWITFLGTWITMMLGSVPQQDVFQRVTSAKTAKIALYGSILGASIYFIFTFVPMFIAYSATLIDAEYFNGLVNTNSQHVLPMLVLNYMPLFAQVIFFGAVLSAIMSCSSATLLAPSISFAENIVKGYFPKISDKHLLKIMRITLVCFSAIVLLYALSSNLSIFGMVESAYKITLAGAFVPLVFGAFWKKANSQGALMAIIGGIGSWLFVEVFLGDSALIPAQLIGLGNSIIGMIVGSLLPKIIKETNKLNIN
- the mutM gene encoding bifunctional DNA-formamidopyrimidine glycosylase/DNA-(apurinic or apyrimidinic site) lyase — its product is MPELPEVEITCIGLKPILQKSISNIIIRNPSLRWPIPSHLKKTLPNQKILFIKRRAKYILVQFEKGTLMIHLGMSGRLEILDKEIPPKKHDHVDITFHNSKNILRYTDPRRFGSIFWIDKDIKDHFLISRLGPEPLESLFTGDYLFSKAQNKKSPIKNIIMDSHIVVGVGNIYASESLFKAGVIPSKLGKDTSLDECTKIVKHIKATLIKAIELGGSSLKDFYNVNGQSGYFQQTYNVYGMKGKPCRKCKSIIENIKIGQRSSFFCIKCQN
- a CDS encoding DUF4340 domain-containing protein, with product MKNRWLINIILLVMVLSISLFLFLKPSKIKQTKQFSISTFNLSDFDSIKVDFPSRASVIFKKSTESWDMVEPIKGRADQFSVQKIISIVATSSSEKLPSNDLAKYGLDKPTMNLKLIHKGVEEEFIFGTYNSVTEDQYLLYKDNVYLISGSYSESASTQPIELIDKSPLSKSEQIKDFDFSRLEQWKSKKLKVTRNNNEWSANEGNQLKQSDMAEWFDMTWVKNPAKSVEKFAIDLRIPYKSFDIHTTDGKKITFLRVQESPETQLYRVDEGLLYHFGSDIGFTMLNPPVEHSNK
- a CDS encoding GldG family protein; translation: MKVNPKLRLQILIQNSFFVVLFIALIFLLGFVANQYKFAKDITQANRNTLTTGSINVLKQMQGPITLTVFASEDDVNNGDTFRQGIINFMARYQRTKPDINVKFISPIKEPKLAQENGIKEDGEVVVEYQKRSEHIKPPFAEQEMTNLFMRLSRTSQQAVMYLDGHGERNLIGLKNNDVGEFGKQLESKGLKFANLNLTIEPEVPLNGSMLVIASPQKNISPIEAKKIKKFLESGGNLLWLLDDNNFHGLDEIATYLGLSVSSGQVIDPADRSEGSNENIAYASSYGEHAITKNFMLGTRFSNAHEVNAKGTLDNGWEVSKLIEVSPNGWLESTQVMANQKPTFDKSKDKPGPINIAVALQRVYGKKGQRVVVVGNGNFLSNTFIINGGNLDLGINMINWLSGDDNLISIQPMPLKDVNVTIPDNKISFIIAWTIFHSFQYFIPIGFFVVGILFWFKRRKA